CATATGTGGGCATCGACTACCTCTCGAAAGGACCTTCCTCAGGAGCCGCGGACTGGACCGAGCTTCTCCAGCGCGCCGCGAAGCAGCCCGAGACCCGTCTCCAGCGTCTCCTCCGAGGCAGCGAAGGAGATCCTCAGGTACTCCGGCGCATGGAACGCCCCGCCGGGCACGGTCGCGACGCCTGTCTCGTCAAGCAACCATGAGACCAACTCGGCATCGGAGTTGAGTCCCCCGCCTCCCTTTCGCGCGCCGAGGAAGGAGGAGACGCGCGGAAACAGGTAGAAGGCTCCCTCGGGCTCGAAGAGATCGAGGCCGGCCGTGCCGCGGAGGATCCGCATGACCAGATCGCGACGCCGCTCGAAGACGGCGCGCATCGCTTCCGCGTGCCGGCCGGCCGCCTGAAGCGCGTAGCGGCTCGCCTCTTGCGAGATCGAGCATGGGTTCCCGCACTGATGGCTCTGGATCGCGGAGGCGGCCGTGATCCAGTCTGCCGGTCCCGCCGCGTAGCCGATCCTCCAGCCCGTCATGGAGAAGGCCTTCGAGACGCCGTTGACGATGGCGATCCTCGCTCGCAGGGCGGGCTCGACCGTCGCCAGGCTGACGTGGCGGCGCCCATCGAAGAGAATCCGCTCGTAGATCTCGTCCGTGATGATCCAGAGCCCCGCCTCGAGGGCGGCGGAGGCGACCGCGCGCAGATCCTCCTCTGTATAGACTGCTCCCGTCGGATTGCACGGGCTGTTGAGCAGCAGCCCCACCGTCCGGGGCCCGACGGCGGAGCGGAGCATCTCTCCTGTCAGGCGGAACCCGTCCTCGAGCCCAGTCGCTACGAAGCGCGGCTCGGCCCCGAGGAGATGTATCATCGAGGGGTAGCTCACCCATGTGGGCACCGGAACGATGACCTCATCGCCCGGGCTCAGCGCCGCGGCCAGGAGGTTGTGGATCGAGTGCTTCGCCCCGCTCGAGATCAGGATCTCCCGCGCCGGGTCGTAGGAGAGATGGTTCTCGTCCCGCAGCTTGGCGGCGACCGCCTCCCGCAGCTCGATCGTGCCCATCGGCGAGGTGTAGCGCGTCTTCCCCTCCCGGATGGCGGCGATCCCCGCCTCGCAGACCTCTCCCGGCGTGGGGAAGTCGGGCTGACCGACCCCGAAGTTGAAAACCCGGCGCCCTTGCCTCGTCAACTGGCGCACTTTCTCGTCCACAGCCCCCGTCTCCGAGAGCCCCACCCTCGATGCGAAAGTCCCGATCCTCACCGACTCCTCCTCCCGCTACCGCGGGGCTTCGCTCCATCTCCTTGGCGCATACGGGCGCTGAGCATCCTGGCCACGGACGGCGCGACCAGCTTCGAGAGGTCCCCGCCGTGCCTGGCAATCTCCTTCACCAGCGTCGAGTTGATATAGGAAAACTCCTCCGTCGGCATGACGAAGAGCGTGTCGATCTCGGGCCAAAGCTTCTGGTTCATGGTCGCCATCTGGAACTCGTATTCGAAGTCGGAGAAGAAGCGCAGACCCCGGATGAGGCTTCGCACGCCCCGAGCGCGGGCGAATTCCACGAGGAGCCCTTCGAAAGGCTCGATCTCGATCCGCCGTCTCAACGACCTCGGAATAGAGCAGGTGACCATCTCGATCCGCTCCTCCAGCGTGAAGACCGGCTGCTTCCGCTGCCTGTCCGAAGCGGCCACGGCGATGAGGACACGATCGAAGATGTGCAGGGTCCGCATGAGAATATCGATGTGACCGAGAGTCACCGGATCGAAGGTCCCCGGAAAGATCGCTGTGCGCTGCTTCACTTGCCCTCCCATGCGAAGAAGACCAGGTTGGTCTCGCCGACCGCGTGCGTCCTGTAACGGTGGAGCCGGCCGACGGTCTCGGCCGGTTGAACAGCATGCTTCGACGTTTCCACAACGAGCACTCCATCGGCGGCAAGCAGCGCGCCGGGACCCGAGCGGAACGCCCGCGCGATCCAGTCGCGGTCCGCCTCCGCGTACGGCGGATCGGCGAACGCGTAGCGGAACGATCTGCCCTCTTCCTCGAGAACCTTGACCCCCGACCCGACCGAGGCCGCGAGGACCCGGCTCCTCGCCGACAGGCCGAGATCCTCGATGTTGCCCCTGAGGAGGCGAAGGGCGCCCGGATCGCGCTCGATGAAGCATGCCTCGGCCGCCCCGCGGCTGAGCGCCTCGATTCCGACGGCCCCGACTCCGGCGAAGAGATCGAGGACCGCCGCTCCCTCGATCGCCTCCGCCAAGATGTCGAAGAGGACTTGGCGCACGTGCCCTTGCGTCGGCCTGAGGGTCTTGCCCGGCGGCGTCCTGAGCGTGCGCCCCTTCAGCTCTCCGGCAATGACCCGCATCATGCCCTGCTGCCCCGGAGCAATGCGATGGCCGATGAAAGCTCATCGCAGATCGCGTCGATTCCCTTGCCGTCCGTGTCGACGACCAGCTCGGCTCCCCTATAGAGATCCTCACGCGAAGACAGGAGGGAAGGCAGTACGAGCCTCGCCGCGGCGCCCTCCCCCAGGGGCCGCGCCGGCGCCCCCGGGGCTCCGATGCGCCTCATGATCTCCGGGAGGGACGTCTTCAGCCAGACGGCGACGCAGCGATCCTCGAGGGCGGCTCTGTTGCGAGGATCGATGAGGGTCCCCCCCCCGCAAGCGATGATCAACCCCTCGCCGGCGCAGAGATCGCGGAAGATCCTCCCCTCCACCTCTCGGAAGTAGGGTTCGCCCCGGGCCGCGAAGATATCGCTGATCGGGAGCCCCTCCGAGCGCTCCACGAGGAGGTCGACATCATGGAAGGGAAGCCCAGTTCTGCTGCTCAACGCCTGCCCGACGGTCGTCTTGCCGGCCGCCATGAATCCGATCAGAGCCAGATTCGGGGCGG
The sequence above is a segment of the Candidatus Eisenbacteria bacterium genome. Coding sequences within it:
- a CDS encoding pyridoxal phosphate-dependent aminotransferase; the encoded protein is MRIGTFASRVGLSETGAVDEKVRQLTRQGRRVFNFGVGQPDFPTPGEVCEAGIAAIREGKTRYTSPMGTIELREAVAAKLRDENHLSYDPAREILISSGAKHSIHNLLAAALSPGDEVIVPVPTWVSYPSMIHLLGAEPRFVATGLEDGFRLTGEMLRSAVGPRTVGLLLNSPCNPTGAVYTEEDLRAVASAALEAGLWIITDEIYERILFDGRRHVSLATVEPALRARIAIVNGVSKAFSMTGWRIGYAAGPADWITAASAIQSHQCGNPCSISQEASRYALQAAGRHAEAMRAVFERRRDLVMRILRGTAGLDLFEPEGAFYLFPRVSSFLGARKGGGGLNSDAELVSWLLDETGVATVPGGAFHAPEYLRISFAASEETLETGLGLLRGALEKLGPVRGS
- the coaD gene encoding pantetheine-phosphate adenylyltransferase, with translation MGGQVKQRTAIFPGTFDPVTLGHIDILMRTLHIFDRVLIAVAASDRQRKQPVFTLEERIEMVTCSIPRSLRRRIEIEPFEGLLVEFARARGVRSLIRGLRFFSDFEYEFQMATMNQKLWPEIDTLFVMPTEEFSYINSTLVKEIARHGGDLSKLVAPSVARMLSARMRQGDGAKPRGSGRRSR
- the rsmD gene encoding 16S rRNA (guanine(966)-N(2))-methyltransferase RsmD; the protein is MMRVIAGELKGRTLRTPPGKTLRPTQGHVRQVLFDILAEAIEGAAVLDLFAGVGAVGIEALSRGAAEACFIERDPGALRLLRGNIEDLGLSARSRVLAASVGSGVKVLEEEGRSFRYAFADPPYAEADRDWIARAFRSGPGALLAADGVLVVETSKHAVQPAETVGRLHRYRTHAVGETNLVFFAWEGK
- a CDS encoding shikimate kinase; the encoded protein is MIPAPNLALIGFMAAGKTTVGQALSSRTGLPFHDVDLLVERSEGLPISDIFAARGEPYFREVEGRIFRDLCAGEGLIIACGGGTLIDPRNRAALEDRCVAVWLKTSLPEIMRRIGAPGAPARPLGEGAAARLVLPSLLSSREDLYRGAELVVDTDGKGIDAICDELSSAIALLRGSRA